In the genome of Urocitellus parryii isolate mUroPar1 chromosome 7, mUroPar1.hap1, whole genome shotgun sequence, the window GGATGCCAGTGAAGACAAGTCAtctgagaaaagtaaaaaaggtAACAACACAAAGGAGGGAACTTTGGCATGAAAGTCCTGTTCTTTACATAGTCCAGTCCTTGGGAAGTGAAATATCATATGGTATATCATCAACCCATGTTTTTGAGATAAACTATGTTGTTTGGAATCAGCAGTAAACATGAGTAGAAAATACTAGACTTTAAAAGTTCTATGAGATGGCGTTATGTTAAGGTTCATCTTGTCCTTTACATTCCATTTTAGACAAGCATGAAGACAGTTCAGATGATGatgaggctgaagaaggagaagTTGAAGATGAGAACTCAAGTGATGTAGAGGTTAGTAATAGGGCAAAGATACCTGTAagattttattgtaaaaaaattacttattggggctggggctggggctcagcggtagtgcacttgcctggcatgtgtgaggcactgggttcaattctcatcaccataaataaataaataaataaaataaagatctattcgcaatttaaaaaataaaaaaaaattacttattgttgttttaaatttaattcttaaaaacttCGTTGTGTTCTTCATCTAGCTTTTACCATGAAACCTTCTGAGGGTGCACCAGACTCTTGGCCTTTAACTTATGTGGTTGTAACAGTTTATCTTGAGATCTTAGAATAGTGTTCATATTTCttcctgaaagaaaatggttttagcgggcatggtggtgcacacctgtaatcctagctacttggaaggTCGGGgtaggaagatcccaagtttgaggtcagcctggtcAACTTGGCAAGACAcggtctcaaagtaaaatttagaaagagctggggatatagctggtAGAGTGCTCTTAAGTTCAATTCCCCATACTGGAAAAAATATGGttttactaagaaatattttgaagtgttatttaacaaataaaattaaggaaaagcaaagtagggttggggctgtagctctatggtagagtacttgcttagtatgtgtgaagctgtgagtttcatccccagcaccacaaaaaagaaaaagcaagaaatggTATATTCcctaatggatttttttttttttttaagagagagtgagagaggagagagagagacagagagagaaatttttttttaatatttactttttagttctcggcagacacaacatctttgtttgtacgtggtgctgaggatcgaacccgggccgcacgcatgccaggcaagcgcgctaccgcttgagccacatccccagcccccctaatgGATTTTATACTATTAGAAATATGagtgtatttattataaatatttaaattttaaatgtctacGGTGTACCAAATTCTTGGTAATAGAGATACAtcatcaaacaaaacaaagttcTTATCCTCTTGGAACTTACATGTTAGTGGGGAAGATCGACAatacagatacacacatacatgaaggtaataaaaagaaagataatgattAAAGGAATAGAGAGTGATGGAGACTATTGTTTTAAACAGAATGGTCAAAGACGACCTCTGACTTTAAAATTCTGCAGAGGAGCTAGGCTGCAAGGTTGACGGGTATTAAAGGTAGAAGGCTTTTTTTAACTGGTTAATTGTCaactgaataaatataaaaaagatttatttttacattgaaaatggtcttttttttcttaagttggaCACATTGTCTCAGGTAGAAGAAGAGTCTCTGTTAAGAAATGATCTTCGTCCAGCTAACAAACTTGCTAAAGGAAATAGGTTATTCATGAGATTTGCtacaaaaggtaaaataaatttttttggcatttttacCTTCAAtcaaaaatgatttattattgaGTGACAGCTCTCTCTTTTGAAAAGAAGTTAGATCAAGTCATTTCAAGGTTCCCTGTACACTGTGGTATTCTGTGTTTATGAAAAATGGTTTGTAAGCTGAAAGGAATTTCTGACTTTCAAAGTGAAAATCAACTGTTTGTATATGTTGGTGAATTCTGGCTACCGTAAGTTATTTTCTGTTAAAGTGGTTTGCCCCGTGTGCTTTTCAGCCAGTTATCTGAactatgaaaactttaaaaaaattatcctgtTAGCTTATTATAGCAATAACATCCTGGTGACATCACTAATATGCCTTTCAGCTCTGATTCTTTTCTAATAAGACTTTTTGCACAATGATTTTTGGTGGGAAttagaaaatatgtatgtatgtgtacatatttatatatacacatatatgttctTTTAATCATTTGAAAGCAAGTTGGCATTAATATCTCTTTACCTCTAAATACTTCAATatgtatttctgaagaataagGACATTGTCTTAACCTACAAGCACAGTTATCAAAAATCAGAAGATTTAACTTAATACCATACTTAATACCTAATCCATAGTCCATGTTTAGATTTCATCAGGTCTTCCAAAAATAGGTCCTTCATGGATTTCCTAACCCCACAGATCTAGGATCTACTCCAAGATGGAGTATTTAGGTATGTCATTTGTCTTTTTAGTCTCCCTTAATCTGGAACTACTCCTTCACTTTGTTTTCCTTGACTGAGAAATTTTTAGAGTATATAGGCTCAATATTTTATAGACTGTCCCCCAGTTTggatatgtttaatattttcttccgATTAAATTCATATCATTTTGAGGCAAGAATACTACAGAAGTGATTATGTGTCATTTTTAGTGGGTTGTATAGGAGGAGGTACATGAAAGCTATTCTTCCCATTCTCAAAGATAATAACATTATTTACTTAGTTAAGGTAATGATTTCCTGTTTTTCCAACTGTAAAGTTAACTATTTTTCTGTTTGTGATTAAAACAGTTGTGGAGAGACACTTTGAGATTATATGAATAGCTTGTTGCTTATTGCACTTACATGCAGTAGCTTTAGCATCCATTAATGGTTATTTCTTTATTAGTTGGCAGTCTACTCTAGggaagaactttattttttacctgtttatttatttgtttatttactcatATCAGTTTAGACTCGGATTTTTATTCAATAAGCCATAATCCATAGCTGTCATCATTTTGTTTCACAAATTGTCTTGGATTTGGTCCAGTAAAGCTCCTTCAAGCTGTATTTTGATATTCCTACAGTTCTTTGAGCACTTGCTTACTTGCAATACAACAAAACATCTTATTTTTCAAGACTTAATTTGTACTTCACCTTCCCAGATCTGAAATCAGCCATTTCTTCAGGGAGCTGGTTCGAATGGTCTTTTGGGGAATAATATAGGGGAGGTACACATACTGATAGATGATGTCCCGTTTTCCTGTAGCACTGGATACATTTACAGTGTTGTTTGTCCTTTGCAATCAGAGAGTGCCCAAGCAGCTGTTGAAGGCCTTTATATTACTGCTTTGACCAACCACCTTCCTTTGACCAACCACTTTCCTTTCCTAGCATTTTAATGTGACAAATGTGATCTTTTCCACATTTActcatttgaatgtttttttgaatatatttgaaatgtttggtactcaattttgttttcttgaagtCAATTtgaggaatataaaaataagctagaaaaaaaaagatttattcaatATGTgaaattatgggctggggttgtggatcagaggtagagcgcttgcctagcacgagtgaggcactgggttagatctaaagatattgtgtcggcctataactaaaacataaatattaaaaaaatatgtgaaattatgttgttttattctttaacCCTTGTTCTGTGTTATTGGAGTGTTTGTCATTCAGAAATGAGTATCATCCCTCTAAGGACCACAAAAGTGTtatctcttctaaaaaaaaaaacctctcatgCCTCTTAGAACCTTGTATCTtgtatcttgtttattttttgtagtatttCTTCTGCCAAGTTAGTCAGCTCCTAAACAGCAGCTTAACCTCAGCCATCTGTGTATTTTACTCCACCTCCTCCACACTTGCATTGCCTTAGTGAACACTCAGAGAGCAAATGTTTATAGTTTATAGGggctctgtcctttttttttgggaGATTGCACTGATCAGATCCAAGCTACGGGAAAACATGCACTTTTAAAAACCATTCAACGTTGCCTTCATGACCAGGAATATCTAGCTAACTGtcttaattaatttttagatGACAAAAAGGAACTTGGAGCAGCCAGAAGAAGTCAGTATTACATGAAATATGGGAATCCAAATTACGGAGGCATGAAAGGAATTCTTAGCAATTCTTGGTAAGTCCAAAACCTTTAAAATACAGTAGTTTATATAGTAATTAAGCTTTTCTTAATCGTTCAGTTGGTATTCTGTAGTGAAATGTAAAAACCCTTTGTGGACTGaaaaaggaagatgagaaaaaagaattcaagCTTCTTAACTGTGGTAAATGATACGAGAATGCTGTgctgtttcatttaaaatatctgtttcagCACCTACTATTGTGTCATTGTGTAGTTGGAATGACTTAGTAGATTTCAAAATCCTTCCTATTGATTTCTGATTATGTGCTTATTTTGGCAATGTTCCAGGAAGCGAAGATATCATTCCCGTCGCATTCAGCGGGATGTGATCAAGAAGAGAGCCCTGATTGGGGATGATGTTGGCTTGACGTCATATAAACACCGACATTCCGGTAGTTGCCTGCTCAGCTCTTGGGTAGACACATGTTTGGCTCTcgaaatcatatttttattcttaatacagTCTTTTAAGGTTCCACACTTTATCATCCTCTCTTCCTTGCCCTCACCCTCTGCCAACATATAGGAAAGTAAGTCATGtcacaattaattttaaattgccCGTGCAAAGAGgtcaaatgattttataaaactgTTCTATCAAAAAAGGCCAAATGTAACATaagaaaagctaaataaaacttttcttagaaacttaatttttctacTATTAATATCAACAActgcatgaaaaataattttttaaattatctgatCAAATGGGCTGATTTTATTGTTCCTTTTCTGATAATGTAAATAGGCTGTTACGTTGAGTGCTTTATGCTTATTGATTTGTGCCCATGAGTACCACAGAAAAATGGGATATCATGACttgggtctttcttttttcttcatgctTATTTAGTAAATTaatcattttcttaatgttttatgaagatttgtttttatttgaacttAATGTGTGGAATCTTCTACATGTTTATAGAAGTAGTCAAGTCAtcatacaaacagaaaaacatgTACACTTATATCACTGGAATGGGATAGGAAGAGGTGAAgtctataatatatttttacttaatgaGTTTGAAATCTGAGTATTAATAATGCGTATGTTTTTCTATTATACTTTTCCAATTTCAGTTAAGATATCCACTCTTTatgctaaagaaattaaaaagtaaatcgCCCCTAATTCTAGTCCCTATTATAACaactgatttcattttatatttttcccatgtttattttcataataaatatttataattctataaatatatattttatattcacttaTTATAAGCATTTTTCCACAAACTTTAAAATTAGTAATTGACTTTCAGTAATTGGTGTGGTTGTGTGCTATGAAGTCACTGCAAACATTAAAATAGTAAATACTAACAATACGAAGCCTCAGGTCACGCTATTTTCATCAGCTGTTTAAAGATACAttagtttacatatattgttgatTAATTAACAGTGAATTCACAGCCAACAACAGTACTTTAACTTAGGCCTGAATGAGGCTTATCTAACACATGTATTTACTCTTTAAGTCATATCACAGCCTTCTTGCACTTAACAACAACACGAAGAATGCTGTGCTGTTTCATTTTCACCAACAAAAAGCataagaagcagaaaaataagacAGTCAGTAGACTATAAAAAGGATGTTTCTTACAGTATGAGAGATGAAACAGAAAAGTAGAGTGTTGCTTTGTTTGACCTCTGCTGGAAACAAACTCATCCAGTGACTCAAATTTCTTGGTTGCTCTGCACGTGTCTGCAAATGACCTTGAAAGTACCCCAAATATTGACTTAGGGTTACAAGTAATTTTGACAGATTTGCAAATACAGAACTTGTAAATAATGAGAATTGActgtaatttaaataattttatatataatattccattaagCTGCTAGATCATACTTTACCCAACCATTCTCTTCTGGACATCAGAATGGTGTCTGGTTTGGCTCTGTTACAGATAATGCTCCAATAAATCTCAGGGGTAGGAATTTTTCTCCTTTGTAGAATAGAAAATCACATTTACTAGTTTTAGCTAAGCGTTTCCTAATGCCTTTTGGGTTAAATTTCTTCAGCATTAGTGAATGTTCCTGAGGAACCtattgaggaggaggaagaggaggaagaggaggaggaggaagaccagGACATGGATGCAGATGACAGGGTGGTGGTAGAGTACCATGAGGAGCTTCCAGCTCTTAAGCAGACCCGGGAGCGGAGTGTGTCTAGGCGGTCCAGTGCCAGCAGCTCAGACTCAGATGAAATGGACTATGATCTAGAACTGAAAATGATTTCCACTCCCTCACCaaagaaaagcatgaaaatgACTATGTATGCCGACGAAGTAGAAtctcaactgaaaaatattaggTAAAAGTGTTTATCAGTAAAAGTTCCCTGTATTCCTAGACCCTCATGATAACAATTGTTAGCAGTTAAGTGAATAACCTTCTAGttattttatgcatatacataatatacaaaGAAACTATAGGTATATTTGTATAGAAATGACGCTATGGTATTTATATTGTTTGCAGTGTGCTTTTCCCCATTTAATATATTATAGACATCTTGTTTTTTTCAACTACATGTAGTCTATTGTTTGAAAGTATCATGATTCACTTAATTCCTTATTGATAggcatttagatttattttcttactattttattAACTAGATAGATTCCTCAAAATCTAATTACTGTACTAGATTTCCTTCCAGGTTGTACCCACACTGCACCTATTACCCATATCTACACCAACCTTAGGTATTCCATTTTTCCTAATCTTTTATGAAcaaaaaatatagttattttaatgtGTACTTTTTTTACTATTAGGGATGAGCATATTCAGTGACTGCAGATAGTATATCTAAAACTCCCAAGAGTTAAATTCTGGGGATGGTTTATGATGTTCTTGGTGATACATTTGGTAGAAGGAAGAAAGACCTTTAAAGCTGATTGATTTGTTTGTATGGCCTTGTTCACatcattagtatttttaaaattaatttaattaggtgtatatgacagcagaatgcattttgattcattttacatttctgtggttgtacacgagtagtgtcacaccatatatacagtcatacatgtactaggtaatgatgtccgtctcattccaccatgtttcctGCCCCCAAGCACCCTCCTTACCCTCCTCCCCTTtgtccaaagttccttcatttttcccatgcatccccccctccccattatgaatcagcatccacttaccagagagaatattcagcctttggtttttttgggattggcttactttgcttagcatgatgttctccaactccacccaatTACCTGtgaataccataattttattctcttttattgctgagtaatattccattatgtgtgattaccacagtttccttatccatttatctattgaagggcatctaggttgcttccacagtttagctattgtgaattgagctgctatgaacctggtgtggctgcgttactatagtacgctgatttttctgtttctataaggaatgacattgggattttaattggagtcacattgaatctgtatagcgttttgggtagtatggccgttttgacaatattaattttgcctatccaagagcatgggaaatcttttctatcttctaagatcttcttcaatttctttatttagtcttctgtagttttcattgtagaggtctttcacctcttttgttaagttgattcccaagtattttatttttttgaggctgctatgaatggggtagttttcctaatttctcttccagaagatttcatcactgatgtatagcaatgcatttgatttatgggtatcgattttatatcctgctactttgctgaattcattaattctagaagttttctggtggagtttttggatcctttaagtatagaatcatgttagcaaataatgatagtttgagttcttcttgaactcacatcattatttttaattttcatagaacTTCCTAATAGAGCCTACTGGCAGAATAATGTTGGTACATAGCATGGTAGTAGAACTTGACAGAGAAGTCTGCCCTTTAAAGAAGGGGATTATAGACTCTATATGTGTTGACTACAGCCAGATCACATTCTAGGTGAGCAGAAGCTCTTTGCAGGCCTCAGTTTAACATTTGTTTGTCCCAGAAGAAGGGTGCTTATAGTTATGTACTCTGTGATAGTGTATGGGTATCATGAATGGAACTCACCATGGGAAACAGCATTCTGCTCACCCTTACTAGTCTCTTCACAGCAAGATGATCTTGGTTTTCCTTAGTAAGTTATAATCATATGTGGTATTTGTAAGTGAATGTTGGCCATATTGGGTTGCGTCTCTTAAGTTGTTTTTTCTAGAGTATGAGATTATTGCTTGGGCTTTATTTCATAGTTGAAGTTGACTAACTGtgcactttactttttttttaaaaggaactcCATGAGGGCAGATAGTATATCCACGAGCAATATAAAAAACAGAATTGGTAACAAATTGCCACCTGAGAAATTTGCAGATGTCCGACACCTGTTAGATGAAAAACGCCAGCACTCCCGTCCACGGCCACCAGTCAGCAGTACTAAATCAGGTATCTTTCTTCGTTTATGTTCCTGGGCTTCATTCTGAGCTCCAGAGAGCAAACTGGGGCAAGGATAGGTTTTTTGATAAAACTTTGCTGTTTTGAACTGATTTAAATTTCTGTTCATCATGTCaaaattttggttttatattgGAATTTCAGGACATGAAAAATAATTGGACTTTGGCAAAACTAGCTTTTAACATTTTTgtccaaaataattattttactcttTATGTCATTGGTATACATTGTATGCAAGAATAGTAGAAATTAAATTGGGTAGTTTTATAAATGGTTAAGAGTTTAAACTAGACCATTTATGCATGCATTCATATAGCAGGTATGCAGTTGTGCTTGCTGTCAGGCCTGGGTTAGAAGCTGGCATGTAAGAAATCTTTGGAAAGACTACAAAACCATCATAGATCTACTGGGAGAATTGTGGAAGGCTTCTTAGAGGAAATGGTTTATGTGTTCTAGAAAGATAACTTGAGGGTGGAGTAGGGTGGGTTAGAGAGTTAAGTAAATAATGAGAACCTGAACTAGGTCAGGGACAGCAGAGACAGAAATGGTGAGAACATCCTATTCTCAGTCTTGGGAAGGAAGACTTGGTGCTGGGAAGTAAGGGGGAAAAGGCAGAGAAACATAGAAGGGGCTCAGCCTGAGTGATCAGGGAGATAAATGGGTGCCTTTCTCTGGGAGCAGTTTAAGTAAAATGGGCAAGAGCCCCAGCACAAGGCTTTTGCTAATGAATGTCACTAGTGTTGTTTCTGTTAGGGGGAACCAGTTCAAATAGCTTTGTGAGGAGGggtaagaggaaaaacaaacaaatttggcTTGGGACATCTGGCCTTGATCCTTTGCTTTTTGCCAATCTTATTATGTTTActggttaaatgaaataagtttaTCGAGAACAACTTATATGTTCAAAGATTGTGGCTTCTCCCCTTGGGGAACTTGGAGTTTTCATAAGTTATTTAGTCTTGCTTGGttcccccctgccaaaaaaaaaaaaaaaaggtgtttctgcttcagaaatttttttctgaattgagGTTCTTTTCCCAGTGATAGCACCTGCCTCTGAAATTCCCtagcaaaataatgtagatgaattatgaagaaaagagTCTTTTGGAAGGTTGATTATGTCTGGTCCTATGTCCTCACTCAGGGAGATTTGGTACCAGGTCTATAAGAAATTTCAGGTTAACAGTACAAGTAATGAAACACGCACATTTGATCACTgtagtacttttttctttttccagatatACGACAGCGGTTAGGAAAAAGACCATATTCTCCAGAAAAGGCTTTTAGTAGTAACCCAGTGGTTCGGAGAGAGCCCTCTTCAGATGTACATAGTAGGCTAGGTGTTCCCAGGCAAGATATTAAAGGCCTCTACTCTGATACTCGGGAGAAGAAATCAGGTAGGTAACCTTAAAACTGATGGGAATGGGAATTGGACAAGAGCAGAGGCAAGGAGCATCACTTgctacaaataaattatttttctcttccactgTCATCACTGTGGTCATGgttattgtcatcatcatcataagGCTAACAAGAAAGTTTAGACAGTAAAAAAGAATACATACCCCTGCTTCTTTTAGATTAGTACAGTTCTTTTTAGTTTCATGTATGTATTCCAGTCTTTGTCCATATACATAtcctattctttttaaatggtattttattgtaattatttttccatattgttaTACTCTTCATACATTAAacttttaaatgctttatagaGTATCTGCACGATAAAATTCTAAACACGTATTTTTCTCTTGTTAGattttaataaagtatattttaaaaaatgaatggacaTATGCTGAAAATAGTTTACAGGCCCCCTCAATTTGCAGAATGTTAGAGCTACAATTTCCTGGCAGAGTGAAGCAGCACACAGTGTGGTGAGTCTCACCCAGTCTGGGCAGGTGTGGCAGGGAATAGCCTCTCATGTGCTGGACATGGGGGCACCTGCTCCTAGCAGTAAGGATCTCCCATTCAGTCCTGACCCCTTCATTTGCAAGCAggagctgctgcagccagggaagtgagttttttttttttttttttaagccttggCTGTACAGTGGTTCCAAGTGTTACAGACATTAATATCTCTTGCATGTCAGGGGTTTGTCAGTGCCCCTGCTTCCTCAGAACTACTCTGGATCTCAGCATTGGCTGCCAAACTAAAATGCCTTCTCACCCAAACAGGTAGCTTATGGACTCGCTTAGGATCTGCACCCAAGaccaaagaaaagaatatgaaaaaagtgGATCACAGGTCACCTGGCACTGAGGAAGATGACTCCGAGCTACAAAGGGCGTGGGGGGCTCTGATTAAGGAGAAAGAACAGTCTCGCCAAAAGAAGAGCCGGTTAGATAACTTACCATCTCTCCAGATTGAAGTTAGTCGGGAAAGCAGCTCTGGTTCAGAGGCAGAGTCTTGATGCCCCCAGGGCCTTGCAGCTGCCTAAAGCCTGACATTCTTGCGCAGGGTAGGGTGAGTGGTAGGAACCTGCCCTGCAGGAGTTGGCGCCCCCCCTGCTCCTACTCATACAGTCACCCTCAGCTCTTGCTGCTTCAGCAAGTTTTCTTAAGAATGTGACAAGTTTTGAAGGGCATCTCTCTTTTGCTGCAGTTATAGTTTTGGGCCCTCAATTCTTTCCCCACTACCCCACAAGCTTTACCCTTTGAGAAAAAGGCAGCCCTGCAGATTTTGTAGacgtttttcttaatatttttaacattgtgtcttttaaaaagaaatgttttacacAGTTCATCCAAAGAGCAGAGAACTGAACTTCTCACTATTGCCTTGGCCCTGACAGCTGTTACCAGCACCCTTTTCCCAAGAAAAGTCAATTCCCAGGTGCTTATTGGACAGCCTCCGAGGGGGAAGATGAGGGAAACTGCCAGCTCACCCTTCCAGGACCGTAATATGGGGGTCGAATCTCGTGGACCTGACCTCAGAGGTACACCAGTGCCGCCCAGGTAGATAAGAGACGCAGCATCAATCGCGCTTCCGTTCCTCCCTTGGGAATTTCTGTTAGAGGCCTCTTACTGGCTGTCAGCTTGATGTGAAGATAAAGTTCAGTGCTGTGGGATTTTTAGGAACAAAAAACTGTGACTTCTGGATTTGGGGTTGATTTTTGTGCTAGGGGTGGGGTCATGGGTTAACgttgaacaattttttaagtctgtattatgttttaaaaatattaatgatttaaaagtttaaatttttaatttttatatgtggaaGTTTCTCCTGTTGGCTACAGGGAAGTTCAAGTGGTGTCTTCTTTGTgctgttaaatatatattatatactttagaagaagacaaagagaggagtctcattatttttaaatgatcctAAGTGTATGGTCTGTTTTTTGTACATAGAATTTAACTTGCTTTTTGGccactgtagaaaaaaaaatccctccatCTGAGATGGGATCTTGTTTATTATCACTTTAGAAGTGAAACATTGATAATttattctttctgtctctaaGTTGTGGCTGAAGACTTCTTGAAAACTGGCAAATGAGataataatttcagaaatttttagtttattttttagctcCTTTCAGATTATTTTACCATAAAAAGGAGGTAGATTATTTTGTCTTCCTGTCTGATTTTTATGTTGAAGTATTTAATACCATATTCTTCTACAGGCTTAAAAGTTGCATTTCACTTCACTTCATTAGAACTTGGGAGTTAAAGAGATAGTAAGTAGTAAGGCTTTAATCCCTTTTGTGATGCTACAGTTCTTCACTTGCCCGGATTGTTCCAAACCCAGTGCAACCCTGGATCCTAGAGATCTTGTGGCTGAGTTGATGTCATATTGGTAGTTGATTACACTGTGATGCTAATAAATGCAGAACAGTGTTGTTAATAAAGAGAGTAAAGGCTGTGAGTCTTGAGGGCTGTAATGAAAACTGTATTGTACTATATTTTGTTGGTTA includes:
- the Ncbp3 gene encoding nuclear cap-binding protein subunit 3 produces the protein MAAVRGLRVSVKAEAPAGPALGLPSPEAESGLERGEPEPMEVEEGELEIVPVRRSLKELIPDTSRRYENKAGSFITGIDVTSKEAIEKKEQRAKRFHFRSEVNLAQRNVALDRDMMKKAIPKVRLETIYICGVDEMSTQDIFSYFKEYPPAHIEWLDDTSCNVVWLDEMTATRALINMSSLPAQDKIRSRDASEDKSSEKSKKDKHEDSSDDDEAEEGEVEDENSSDVELDTLSQVEEESLLRNDLRPANKLAKGNRLFMRFATKDDKKELGAARRSQYYMKYGNPNYGGMKGILSNSWKRRYHSRRIQRDVIKKRALIGDDVGLTSYKHRHSALVNVPEEPIEEEEEEEEEEEEDQDMDADDRVVVEYHEELPALKQTRERSVSRRSSASSSDSDEMDYDLELKMISTPSPKKSMKMTMYADEVESQLKNIRNSMRADSISTSNIKNRIGNKLPPEKFADVRHLLDEKRQHSRPRPPVSSTKSDIRQRLGKRPYSPEKAFSSNPVVRREPSSDVHSRLGVPRQDIKGLYSDTREKKSGSLWTRLGSAPKTKEKNMKKVDHRSPGTEEDDSELQRAWGALIKEKEQSRQKKSRCYQHPFPKKSQFPGAYWTASEGEDEGNCQLTLPGP